In the Streptomyces sp. f51 genome, one interval contains:
- a CDS encoding class I SAM-dependent methyltransferase — MTRPRRVGRKSTTREPIIQEPEPFEPEATRRDADLIESSRANRGWWDRNADDYQIEHGTFLGDDRFVWCPEGLDEVEAELLGPAEDLKDKDVLEIGAGAAQCSRWLAGQGARPVALDLSHRQLQHALRIGGSVPLVEADASALPFADGSFDLACSAYGALPFVADPVLVLREVRRVLRPGGRFVFSVTHPVRWAFPDEPGPEGLTVSASYFDRTPYVEQDEEGRAVYVEHHRTLGDRVRDVVAGGFRLVDVVEPEWPAWNTQEWGGWSPLRGNLIPGTAIFVCERD; from the coding sequence GTGACACGCCCGAGACGGGTTGGACGGAAGAGTACGACGAGGGAGCCGATCATCCAAGAGCCCGAACCGTTCGAACCGGAAGCCACCCGACGTGACGCGGACCTCATCGAGAGTTCCCGGGCGAATCGGGGCTGGTGGGACCGGAACGCGGACGACTACCAGATCGAACACGGCACGTTCCTCGGCGACGACCGGTTCGTGTGGTGCCCCGAGGGCCTCGACGAGGTGGAGGCCGAGCTGCTGGGCCCCGCGGAGGACCTCAAGGACAAGGACGTCCTGGAGATCGGCGCCGGCGCGGCACAGTGCTCGCGCTGGCTGGCCGGACAGGGCGCGCGCCCCGTGGCCCTTGACCTCTCCCACCGCCAACTCCAGCACGCGCTGCGCATCGGGGGCTCCGTGCCGCTCGTGGAGGCGGACGCGAGCGCCCTGCCGTTCGCGGACGGCTCCTTCGACCTCGCGTGCTCGGCGTACGGGGCGCTGCCCTTCGTCGCCGACCCGGTGCTGGTGCTGAGGGAGGTCCGCCGGGTGCTGCGCCCCGGCGGGCGTTTCGTCTTCTCCGTCACGCACCCGGTCCGCTGGGCGTTCCCGGACGAGCCGGGTCCCGAGGGCCTGACGGTGTCGGCGTCCTACTTCGACCGCACCCCGTACGTGGAGCAGGACGAGGAGGGCCGCGCGGTCTACGTGGAGCACCACAGGACGCTCGGCGACCGGGTGCGTGACGTGGTGGCCGGCGGCTTCCGTCTGGTCGACGTCGTCGAGCCCGAGTGGCCCGCCTGGAACACCCAGGAGTGGGGCGGCTGGTCCCCGCTGCGCGGCAACCTCATCCCGGGCACGGCGATCTTCGTGTGCGAACGGGACTGA
- the hrpB gene encoding ATP-dependent helicase HrpB, producing the protein MIRYEALDALPVRGALPSVDEALEGHGAAVLVAPPGTGKTTLVPLALAGLLDEARPARRVVVAEPRRIAARAAARRMAWLLGEEVGESVGFTVRGERVVGPRARVEVVTTGVLLQRLQRDQELAGVDVVVLDECHERHLDADTVAAFLLDVRAALRPELRLLAASATTDAGGWARLLGDAPVVEAEGVSYPVETVWAPPARPVRPPHGMRVDPALLTHVASTVRRALAERHGDVLCFLPGVGEIARVAGQLGGVGDVEVLQVHGRAPAAVQDAVLTAGARRRVVLSTSVAESSLTVPGVRVVVDSGLAREPRVDHARGLSALATVRASQAAGRQRAGRAGREAPGTVYRCWAEAEDGRLTPFPAPEIKVADLTAFALQAACWGDPGATGLALLDPPPNGAMAAARAVLSAVGAVDSAGRATERGVRMSRLGLHPRLARALLDATPLVGAARAADVVALLSEEPPREYGDDLAAAWRTARRGGDAYAARWRAESRRLRSAAAGLHSPGSSPVRSGSPSSSPGASAAPRSAHTGEPGPAGDGGAGVQGGDDRVAGLVAALAFPERVAHLRGGSHLMVGGTRADAGEGSVLRGAPWIAVAVADRPVGRGHARVRLAAVIDEPTARRAAAVLYGEGEEVHWADGDVVARRVERLGAVELAVRPLRDADPGLVREALLEGLREEGFGLLRWSPDAEQLRRRLAFLRLRLGDPWPDVRDDALHARVEQWLEPELSRARRRADLARIDAGQALNRLLPWATGEAARLDELAPERIEVPSGSRIRVDYTDPAQPVLAVKLQEMFGLQASPSLAGVPVLVHLLSPAGRPAAVTADLASFWKDGYRGVRAELRGRYPKHPWPEDPATAEPTRYTNARLRR; encoded by the coding sequence GTGATCCGTTACGAAGCCCTCGACGCTCTGCCCGTGCGCGGCGCCCTGCCCTCCGTGGACGAGGCCCTGGAGGGGCACGGCGCCGCGGTGCTGGTGGCGCCGCCCGGCACCGGCAAGACGACGCTGGTGCCGCTGGCGCTGGCGGGTCTCCTGGACGAGGCCCGGCCCGCGCGGCGTGTGGTGGTGGCCGAGCCCCGGCGGATCGCGGCGCGCGCCGCCGCCCGCCGGATGGCGTGGCTGCTGGGCGAGGAGGTCGGGGAGAGCGTCGGCTTCACGGTGCGCGGGGAGCGGGTGGTCGGCCCCCGCGCGCGCGTGGAGGTCGTCACGACCGGGGTGCTGCTCCAGCGGCTTCAGCGGGACCAGGAGCTCGCGGGCGTCGACGTCGTCGTGCTCGACGAGTGCCACGAGCGGCATCTGGACGCCGACACGGTGGCCGCGTTCCTGCTGGACGTGCGGGCCGCGCTCCGTCCTGAACTGCGGCTGCTCGCCGCGTCCGCGACGACGGACGCCGGGGGGTGGGCGCGGCTGCTGGGCGACGCGCCGGTCGTCGAGGCGGAGGGCGTCTCGTATCCGGTCGAGACGGTGTGGGCGCCGCCGGCGCGCCCGGTACGGCCGCCGCACGGGATGCGGGTGGACCCGGCGCTGCTGACGCATGTGGCGTCCACGGTGCGGCGGGCGCTGGCCGAGCGTCACGGTGACGTCCTGTGCTTCCTGCCCGGGGTCGGGGAGATCGCGCGGGTCGCCGGGCAGCTGGGCGGCGTCGGGGACGTCGAGGTTCTCCAGGTGCACGGGCGGGCTCCGGCGGCCGTGCAGGACGCGGTGCTCACGGCGGGTGCGCGGCGCCGGGTGGTCCTCTCCACGTCGGTGGCCGAGTCCTCGCTGACGGTTCCGGGGGTGCGCGTGGTCGTGGACTCGGGGCTCGCACGGGAGCCGCGGGTGGACCACGCGCGCGGGCTGAGCGCCCTGGCGACCGTACGGGCCTCGCAGGCGGCCGGGCGGCAGCGGGCGGGGCGGGCCGGGCGTGAGGCCCCGGGAACGGTCTACCGGTGCTGGGCGGAGGCGGAGGACGGCCGTCTGACGCCGTTCCCGGCCCCCGAGATCAAGGTGGCCGACCTGACGGCGTTCGCGCTCCAGGCGGCCTGCTGGGGCGATCCCGGGGCGACGGGACTCGCCCTCCTGGATCCGCCGCCGAACGGGGCCATGGCGGCGGCGCGGGCGGTCCTGTCGGCCGTGGGCGCGGTCGACTCGGCGGGGCGGGCCACGGAACGCGGTGTGCGGATGTCCCGCCTGGGCCTGCACCCCAGGCTGGCGCGCGCCCTCTTGGACGCGACCCCGCTGGTGGGCGCGGCGCGGGCCGCCGACGTGGTCGCCCTGCTGAGCGAGGAGCCCCCGCGCGAGTACGGCGACGACCTGGCCGCGGCCTGGCGCACCGCCCGGCGCGGCGGTGACGCCTACGCGGCCCGCTGGCGCGCCGAGTCCCGTCGCCTCCGCTCGGCGGCGGCCGGCCTCCATTCCCCCGGCTCCTCCCCCGTCCGCTCCGGCTCCCCTTCTTCTTCTCCGGGCGCGTCGGCCGCACCTCGGAGCGCGCACACCGGGGAACCGGGTCCCGCGGGGGACGGCGGGGCGGGTGTGCAGGGAGGGGACGACCGGGTCGCCGGGCTCGTGGCCGCGCTGGCGTTCCCCGAACGTGTCGCGCACCTGCGGGGCGGCTCCCACCTCATGGTCGGCGGGACGCGCGCCGACGCCGGTGAGGGGTCCGTGCTGCGCGGCGCTCCCTGGATCGCGGTGGCGGTCGCCGACCGTCCCGTCGGACGGGGGCACGCGCGTGTGCGGCTGGCGGCGGTGATCGACGAGCCGACGGCGCGGCGGGCCGCCGCCGTTCTGTACGGCGAGGGCGAGGAGGTCCACTGGGCCGACGGCGATGTCGTCGCCCGGCGGGTGGAGCGGCTGGGCGCGGTGGAGCTGGCCGTGCGGCCGCTGCGGGACGCGGACCCCGGGCTCGTACGGGAGGCGCTGCTCGAAGGACTGCGGGAGGAGGGCTTCGGTCTGCTGCGGTGGTCGCCGGATGCCGAGCAGTTGCGCAGGCGGCTCGCGTTCCTGCGGCTGCGGCTCGGCGATCCGTGGCCGGACGTCCGCGACGACGCCCTCCACGCGCGCGTGGAGCAGTGGCTGGAGCCGGAGCTGAGCCGTGCCCGGCGTCGGGCCGATCTGGCGCGGATCGACGCGGGGCAGGCGCTGAACCGGCTGCTGCCCTGGGCCACCGGGGAGGCGGCCCGGCTCGACGAGCTCGCGCCCGAGCGCATCGAGGTGCCGAGCGGGTCGAGGATCCGCGTCGACTACACCGACCCGGCGCAGCCGGTGCTCGCCGTGAAGCTCCAGGAGATGTTCGGGCTCCAGGCGTCGCCCTCCCTGGCCGGCGTGCCCGTACTCGTGCATCTGCTGTCTCCCGCGGGCCGGCCCGCCGCGGTGACCGCCGATCTCGCGTCCTTCTGGAAGGACGGCTACAGGGGCGTACGGGCGGAGCTGCGCGGCCGCTATCCCAAGCACCCGTGGCCCGAGGACCCGGCGACCGCCGAGCCGACGCGGTACACGAACGCGCGGCTCAGGCGCTGA
- a CDS encoding DUF3068 domain-containing protein gives MRRKASLILLALAVFFAALSPLLRWYAFPRLAKIPAGQYQDMVLEAKDATLLDYGTMKARKVSKVTVVQTLKGNVEASDRIERTAGRDVVVWDSLSYVQGPDGKMVSKLPERYIFDAHSQEPVHATGESVDGDPVTRRGIEFKWPFRTEKRDYEYFDAQTRTSAPIHYKGTRTFRGVDVYYFEQTIPWTKVTFPKVMPVQGVTPESLAKTGTTRWYTTVRKFWVEPVTGAPVYGEEIHKEELRGGTLLGGRDKVTAFAGDVKMREDYVRHTVDLVKSNRTLVLMMTSYLPWGFLLLGAALLSLSLYLEARGRRPGDPAAAPAADPEPVSA, from the coding sequence ATGCGCCGCAAGGCAAGCCTGATCCTGCTCGCGCTCGCCGTGTTCTTCGCGGCGCTGTCCCCGCTGCTGCGCTGGTACGCCTTCCCGCGCCTGGCCAAGATCCCCGCCGGCCAGTACCAGGACATGGTCCTCGAGGCGAAGGACGCGACCCTCCTCGACTACGGCACCATGAAGGCCAGGAAGGTCTCCAAGGTCACCGTCGTCCAGACCCTCAAGGGCAACGTCGAGGCCTCCGACCGGATCGAGCGGACCGCGGGCCGTGACGTCGTCGTCTGGGACTCCCTGTCCTACGTCCAGGGCCCCGACGGAAAGATGGTCTCCAAGCTCCCCGAGCGCTACATCTTCGACGCGCACAGCCAGGAACCCGTCCACGCCACCGGCGAGTCCGTCGACGGCGACCCCGTCACCCGCCGGGGCATCGAGTTCAAATGGCCCTTCAGGACCGAGAAACGGGACTACGAGTACTTCGACGCCCAGACCCGCACCTCGGCGCCCATCCACTACAAGGGCACCCGGACCTTCCGGGGCGTCGACGTCTACTACTTCGAGCAGACCATCCCCTGGACCAAGGTGACGTTCCCCAAGGTCATGCCCGTCCAGGGCGTCACCCCCGAGTCCCTCGCCAAGACCGGCACCACCCGCTGGTACACCACCGTCCGCAAGTTCTGGGTCGAGCCGGTCACCGGGGCGCCCGTCTACGGCGAGGAGATCCACAAGGAGGAGCTGCGCGGCGGCACTCTCCTGGGCGGCCGGGACAAGGTGACCGCCTTCGCCGGGGATGTGAAGATGCGCGAGGACTACGTCCGGCACACCGTCGACCTCGTCAAGTCCAACCGCACCCTCGTCCTGATGATGACCTCCTACCTCCCGTGGGGCTTCCTGCTCCTCGGCGCGGCCCTGCTGTCCCTGTCGCTCTACCTGGAGGCCCGCGGCCGCAGGCCGGGCGACCCCGCGGCCGCCCCGGCGGCCGACCCCGAGCCGGTCAGCGCCTGA
- a CDS encoding SPW_0924 family protein: protein MRALIAAATGLAAALALVLTVTAMGSPAGHTSPKPLLTTVPQHP from the coding sequence ATGCGTGCCCTCATCGCCGCCGCGACCGGTCTCGCCGCGGCGCTCGCGCTGGTCCTGACCGTCACGGCCATGGGCTCGCCGGCCGGACACACCTCGCCGAAGCCGCTGCTCACCACCGTCCCCCAGCACCCCTGA
- a CDS encoding lytic murein transglycosylase, with amino-acid sequence MAAQFGRRLRKGAATTAVAAVAVAALSASQAPGVIVDDHGRQSAGADLGLGTEDAGGDGTATGNSRYYTDLPPLESPNPAPSASTGSDTPTVTGTAEAGIPASVLAAYKRAEASLHEAKPTCNLPWQLLAAIGKVESGQARGGRVDANGTTLSPILGPVLNGNGFASIKDTDHGAFDGDSTYDRAVGPMQFIPSTWAWAGRDGNGDGKKDPNNVYDAALAAGHYLCRFDHDMSVQAQLNAAILSYNNSTAYLNTVLSWLEYYRKGTHEVPDGTGALPSHDSDEPGSPSPTPVQPSPPSSPHPGGTPTSPAPKPTPPATPTPPPTKPPTGTPTPTPTPTETVDRLTNMGAGNLTATAGDTFAQKIAVRTADKAGKPVGRVRVRFTIVGDTDATFTGGENVATLVTNGLGIATAPALVAGEKTGDFTVRATVVGRVMAGLDYTASVTARQADTLTRTGDTPLTCVPGGEFADQIALKATYKDAAAPKVAATATLIKSADDPTANDKGPYFKDADGNPVRTLAALTTDADGVLQLPKLYADDTTGTFLLRVTTTGGATLTVELTVAAAAS; translated from the coding sequence ATGGCGGCGCAATTCGGCAGGAGGCTGCGCAAGGGCGCGGCAACCACCGCTGTGGCCGCGGTCGCGGTCGCGGCTCTGTCCGCTTCGCAGGCCCCGGGAGTGATCGTCGACGACCACGGCAGACAGTCGGCGGGCGCCGACCTCGGCCTGGGCACCGAGGACGCGGGCGGTGACGGCACCGCGACCGGCAACTCGCGCTACTACACCGACCTTCCGCCGCTGGAGAGCCCGAACCCCGCGCCGAGCGCGAGCACGGGAAGCGACACGCCCACGGTGACCGGCACCGCCGAGGCGGGCATTCCCGCGAGCGTGCTGGCCGCCTACAAGCGGGCCGAGGCGTCGCTGCACGAGGCGAAGCCGACCTGCAATCTGCCCTGGCAGCTCCTGGCCGCGATCGGCAAGGTCGAGTCGGGCCAGGCCCGCGGCGGCCGTGTCGACGCGAACGGCACGACCCTGTCGCCGATCCTCGGCCCGGTTTTGAACGGCAACGGCTTCGCCAGCATCAAGGACACCGACCACGGCGCGTTCGACGGCGACAGCACGTACGACCGGGCCGTCGGGCCCATGCAGTTCATCCCCTCCACCTGGGCGTGGGCGGGCCGCGACGGCAACGGCGACGGCAAGAAGGACCCCAACAACGTCTACGACGCGGCACTGGCCGCCGGGCACTACCTGTGCCGCTTCGACCACGACATGTCGGTCCAGGCGCAGCTGAACGCGGCGATCCTCAGCTACAACAACTCGACGGCGTACCTGAACACCGTCCTGTCGTGGCTGGAGTACTACCGCAAGGGCACGCACGAGGTGCCGGACGGTACCGGCGCCCTGCCCTCGCACGACAGCGACGAGCCCGGCTCGCCGAGCCCCACGCCGGTGCAGCCGTCCCCGCCGAGCAGTCCCCACCCGGGCGGCACCCCGACGAGCCCGGCGCCCAAGCCGACTCCGCCCGCCACCCCGACGCCGCCGCCCACGAAGCCCCCGACGGGCACGCCGACCCCGACGCCGACGCCCACCGAGACGGTCGACCGTCTGACGAACATGGGTGCCGGGAACCTCACGGCGACGGCCGGGGACACGTTCGCGCAGAAGATCGCGGTGCGCACCGCCGACAAGGCCGGCAAGCCCGTGGGCAGGGTCCGCGTGCGGTTCACCATCGTCGGCGACACCGACGCCACCTTCACCGGCGGCGAGAACGTCGCCACCCTGGTCACCAACGGACTCGGCATCGCCACCGCGCCCGCCCTCGTGGCAGGGGAGAAGACGGGCGACTTCACGGTCCGCGCCACCGTCGTCGGCCGCGTCATGGCGGGCCTCGACTACACCGCGAGCGTCACCGCCCGCCAGGCCGACACCCTCACCCGCACCGGCGACACACCGCTCACCTGCGTCCCGGGCGGCGAGTTCGCCGACCAGATCGCACTGAAGGCCACCTACAAGGACGCCGCCGCGCCCAAGGTCGCCGCCACCGCGACCCTGATCAAGTCCGCCGACGACCCGACCGCGAACGACAAGGGCCCCTACTTCAAGGACGCGGACGGCAACCCCGTACGCACCCTGGCCGCCCTGACCACCGACGCCGACGGCGTGCTCCAGCTCCCGAAGCTGTACGCCGACGACACCACCGGTACCTTCCTGCTCCGCGTCACCACCACCGGCGGGGCCACCCTGACCGTCGAACTCACGGTGGCCGCCGCGGCCTCCTAG
- a CDS encoding DUF4184 family protein, whose product MPFTLSHAAAVLPAIRGNGNGRGRLIPAVLVAGSFAPDITYYAASVVPGAMEFGTFTHAFTGVFTVDVLIAWMLVGAWLVLREPLVALMPAARQGRTAQLVRCGAPREPVRAPTVLWWYASAALGALTHVVWDAFTHHDRWGVQLLPVLGRTLAGSPLYWYVQYGSSALAAVVIVTFVVRALRGAPDGPVVGVPVLSTADRRLAAAVIGGLALAAAVQRAVRWWAYWKSVAKPWELIPPLCFGGGAGLVLGLCLYVAAVRIWRPAPARPGPAARTEPSRPASR is encoded by the coding sequence TTGCCCTTCACTCTCAGTCACGCGGCCGCCGTACTGCCCGCGATACGCGGGAACGGAAACGGCCGCGGCCGATTGATTCCCGCCGTTCTCGTCGCGGGTTCCTTCGCCCCCGACATCACCTACTACGCGGCCAGCGTTGTGCCCGGGGCGATGGAATTCGGCACGTTCACCCACGCGTTCACCGGCGTGTTCACCGTCGATGTGCTCATCGCATGGATGCTCGTGGGCGCCTGGCTGGTGCTGCGCGAACCACTGGTGGCGCTGATGCCCGCGGCACGACAGGGGCGCACGGCCCAGCTCGTACGCTGCGGAGCACCGCGCGAGCCGGTGCGCGCGCCGACCGTTCTGTGGTGGTACGCCTCCGCGGCGCTCGGCGCGCTGACGCATGTCGTGTGGGACGCGTTCACCCATCACGACCGATGGGGGGTTCAGCTCCTCCCCGTCCTCGGACGGACCCTCGCGGGCTCGCCGCTCTACTGGTACGTCCAGTACGGCAGTTCGGCCCTCGCGGCCGTCGTGATCGTCACCTTCGTCGTGCGCGCGCTGCGCGGCGCGCCGGACGGCCCCGTCGTGGGAGTGCCCGTCCTGTCCACCGCCGACCGCCGGCTCGCCGCCGCGGTGATCGGCGGCCTCGCGCTGGCCGCCGCGGTGCAGCGGGCGGTGCGGTGGTGGGCGTACTGGAAGTCCGTCGCGAAGCCGTGGGAACTCATTCCGCCGCTGTGCTTCGGCGGGGGCGCCGGTCTGGTTCTCGGCCTGTGCCTGTACGTCGCGGCGGTCAGGATCTGGCGTCCCGCTCCGGCTCGTCCCGGTCCGGCCGCGCGTACGGAGCCGAGCCGTCCCGCCTCCCGCTGA
- the polA gene encoding DNA polymerase I: MAETASKQTENTAGTGRPRLMLMDGHSLAYRAFFALPAENFTTATGQPTNAIYGFASMLANTLRDEAPTHFAVAFDVSRKTWRSEEFTEYKANRSKTPDEFKGQVELIGELLDAMHAQRFAVDGFEADDIIATLATQAEAEGFEVLIVTGDRDSFQLVSEHTTVLYPTKGVSELTRFTPEKVFEKYGLTPAQYPDFAALRGDPSDNLPGIPGVGEKTAAKWINQFGSFADLVERVDEVKGKAGQNLRDHLEAVKLNRRLTEMVKDVELPRTVTDLERAAYDRTALAMVLDTLEIRNPSLRERLLAVDPGAAEAEETRPVVEGVDIDGAVLGAGELAPWLAGHGTGVLGVSTVDSWALGSGSVAEVALATAAGPAVWFDPSRLDEPDENAFAAWLADSDRHKVMHNAKGAMRVFAEHGWTIEGVTMDTALAAYLVKPGRRSFALDALSLEYLGRELGPAAAADGQLAFGTDEQAEADALMTQARTILDLGEAFGEKLQEVGAADLLRDMELPTSSLLARLERHGIAADRAHLEAMEQMFAGAVQQAVKEAHAAAGHEFNLGSPKQLQEVLFGELALPKTKKTKTGYTTDADALAWLATQTENELPVIMLRHREQAKLRSTVEGLIKTIAADGRIHTTFNQTVAATGRLSSTDPNLQNIPVRTDEGRAIRRGFVVGEGFECLMTADYSQIELRVMAHLSEDEGLLEAFTSGEDLHTTVASQVFSVERSAVDAEMRRKIKAMSYGLAYGLSAFGLSQQLNIEAGEARALMDTYFERFGGVRDYLRRAVDEARATGYTATLFGRRRYLPDLNSDNRQRREAAERMALNAPIQGTAADIVKIAMLNVDRALREAKLDSRMLLQVHDEIVLEIAPGERERTEELLRREMASAVRLDVPLDVSVGAGRDWESAAH, from the coding sequence GTGGCAGAGACAGCATCGAAGCAGACCGAGAACACCGCAGGTACGGGCCGCCCGCGCCTGATGCTCATGGACGGGCACTCGCTGGCCTACCGCGCGTTCTTCGCGCTGCCCGCGGAGAACTTCACCACCGCGACGGGCCAGCCGACGAACGCCATCTATGGTTTCGCGTCGATGCTGGCGAACACGCTGCGCGACGAGGCGCCCACGCACTTCGCGGTGGCGTTCGACGTGTCGCGCAAGACGTGGCGGTCCGAGGAGTTCACCGAGTACAAGGCGAACCGGTCGAAGACCCCGGACGAGTTCAAGGGGCAGGTCGAGCTGATCGGCGAGCTGCTGGACGCGATGCACGCGCAGCGGTTCGCGGTGGACGGCTTCGAGGCCGACGACATCATCGCGACGCTCGCCACGCAGGCGGAGGCCGAGGGTTTCGAGGTGCTGATCGTCACGGGTGACCGTGACTCGTTCCAGCTCGTCTCGGAGCACACGACAGTGCTGTATCCGACGAAGGGCGTCTCGGAGCTGACGCGCTTCACCCCGGAGAAGGTCTTCGAGAAGTACGGGCTGACGCCGGCGCAGTATCCGGACTTCGCGGCGCTGCGCGGAGACCCGTCGGACAACCTGCCGGGCATTCCCGGGGTGGGGGAGAAGACGGCCGCGAAGTGGATCAACCAGTTCGGTTCGTTCGCGGACCTGGTCGAGCGTGTCGACGAGGTCAAGGGCAAGGCGGGCCAGAATCTGCGGGACCACCTGGAGGCGGTGAAGCTCAACCGCCGTCTCACGGAGATGGTCAAGGACGTCGAGCTGCCCCGGACGGTGACGGACCTGGAGCGGGCCGCGTACGACCGTACGGCTCTCGCGATGGTCCTGGACACGCTGGAGATCCGTAACCCCTCGCTGCGTGAGCGGCTGCTGGCCGTCGACCCGGGGGCCGCGGAGGCCGAGGAGACACGGCCCGTCGTCGAGGGCGTCGACATCGACGGTGCGGTGCTGGGCGCGGGCGAGCTGGCGCCGTGGCTCGCCGGGCACGGCACCGGGGTGCTGGGTGTGTCCACGGTCGACTCGTGGGCGCTGGGCTCGGGGTCGGTCGCCGAGGTGGCGCTCGCGACGGCTGCGGGCCCCGCGGTGTGGTTCGACCCGTCCCGGCTGGACGAGCCGGACGAGAACGCGTTCGCCGCGTGGCTCGCCGACTCGGACCGGCACAAGGTGATGCACAACGCCAAGGGCGCGATGCGGGTCTTCGCCGAGCACGGCTGGACCATCGAGGGCGTGACGATGGACACGGCGCTCGCCGCCTACCTCGTCAAGCCGGGCCGCCGCTCCTTCGCGCTGGACGCGCTGTCCCTGGAGTATCTGGGCCGGGAGCTCGGGCCCGCGGCGGCGGCCGACGGGCAGCTGGCGTTCGGCACGGACGAGCAGGCCGAGGCCGACGCGCTGATGACACAGGCCCGGACGATCCTCGATCTGGGGGAGGCGTTCGGGGAGAAGCTCCAGGAGGTCGGCGCGGCGGATCTGCTGCGTGACATGGAGCTGCCCACGTCCAGCCTGCTGGCGCGGCTGGAGCGGCACGGCATTGCCGCGGACCGGGCGCATCTGGAGGCGATGGAGCAGATGTTCGCCGGCGCGGTGCAGCAGGCCGTGAAGGAGGCGCACGCGGCGGCCGGGCACGAGTTCAACCTCGGTTCGCCCAAGCAGCTCCAGGAAGTCCTCTTCGGTGAACTGGCCCTGCCGAAGACCAAGAAGACGAAGACGGGTTACACCACGGACGCGGACGCGTTGGCCTGGCTGGCGACGCAGACCGAGAACGAACTGCCCGTGATCATGCTCCGTCACCGTGAGCAGGCCAAGCTGCGGTCCACGGTCGAGGGTCTGATCAAGACGATCGCGGCGGACGGGCGGATCCACACGACGTTCAACCAGACCGTCGCGGCGACCGGCCGACTGTCGTCGACGGACCCGAACCTCCAGAACATCCCGGTCCGCACGGACGAGGGCCGTGCGATCCGCCGCGGCTTCGTCGTCGGTGAGGGCTTCGAGTGCCTCATGACCGCGGACTACAGCCAGATCGAGCTGCGGGTGATGGCCCACCTGTCCGAGGACGAGGGGCTGCTGGAGGCGTTCACCTCCGGCGAGGACCTGCACACCACCGTCGCCTCTCAGGTGTTCTCGGTGGAGCGGTCCGCCGTCGACGCCGAGATGCGGCGCAAGATCAAGGCCATGTCGTACGGCCTCGCGTACGGGCTGTCGGCGTTCGGCCTGTCCCAGCAGCTGAACATCGAGGCGGGCGAGGCCCGTGCGCTGATGGACACGTACTTCGAGCGCTTCGGCGGTGTACGGGACTATCTGCGCCGGGCGGTCGACGAGGCGCGGGCCACGGGCTATACAGCGACGCTCTTCGGGCGCCGCCGCTATCTGCCCGATCTCAACAGCGACAACCGGCAGCGCCGTGAGGCGGCCGAGCGGATGGCCCTGAACGCGCCCATCCAGGGCACGGCGGCCGACATCGTGAAGATCGCGATGCTGAACGTGGACCGGGCGCTGCGCGAGGCGAAGCTCGACTCGCGCATGCTGCTCCAGGTCCATGACGAAATCGTCCTGGAGATCGCGCCCGGTGAGCGGGAGCGGACCGAGGAGCTGCTCCGCCGCGAGATGGCGTCCGCGGTGCGGCTCGACGTCCCGCTGGACGTCTCCGTCGGCGCGGGCCGCGACTGGGAGTCGGCGGCCCACTAG